From Myxococcota bacterium, the proteins below share one genomic window:
- a CDS encoding tyrosine-type recombinase/integrase: MARFQSPVVRARCSRPRAPEIRKTPSVTPLRVHSAGRAGRASLPRRRGTSRPTRISPERHKSRRGQLIPLSEAAWRVVTALPRFRRGDFMFTNTFGRSPISGFTRASDALRDAAAIVLRRDASLELPHFRVHDLRMTARTRLTELRVAPHVAEAVLGHARVGLERIYDKSEAAAEKRAALELWSKALMEIVGDG, encoded by the coding sequence GTGGCTCGGTTTCAGTCACCGGTGGTTCGAGCGAGATGTTCACGACCGCGGGCGCCGGAGATCCGGAAAACCCCCTCTGTGACACCCCTCCGTGTCCACTCAGCGGGGCGGGCTGGACGGGCTTCGCTACCGCGTCGCCGGGGCACATCTCGGCCTACGCGGATTTCACCCGAGCGCCACAAGAGCCGGCGCGGCCAGCTCATCCCACTCTCTGAGGCTGCGTGGCGCGTCGTGACCGCGCTACCGCGGTTCCGACGAGGTGACTTCATGTTCACGAACACGTTCGGGCGCTCGCCCATCTCGGGCTTCACGCGCGCGAGCGACGCACTGCGTGACGCAGCCGCGATCGTGCTGCGGCGCGACGCCAGCCTGGAGCTGCCGCACTTCCGCGTGCACGACCTCCGCATGACGGCACGCACGCGACTCACCGAGCTGCGCGTCGCGCCGCACGTCGCCGAAGCCGTGCTCGGGCACGCGCGTGTCGGCCTCGAGCGGATCTACGACAAGAGCGAGGCGGCTGCCGAGAAGCGAGCCGCGCTGGAGCTGTGGTCGAAGGCGCTGATGGAGATCGTCGGCGATGGCTGA
- a CDS encoding TM2 domain-containing protein, producing the protein MARPTYVVPLKSTGTAYLWWLFLGGFGAHKFYLNRPLMGLFYLCTLGGFLIGVLVDTFTIPSQVQRANEKLLRETQALADRVLASAT; encoded by the coding sequence ATGGCCCGACCGACTTACGTCGTCCCGCTCAAGAGCACCGGCACGGCCTATCTCTGGTGGCTCTTCCTCGGCGGCTTCGGCGCGCACAAGTTCTATCTCAACCGCCCGCTCATGGGCCTGTTCTACCTGTGCACGCTGGGCGGCTTCCTGATCGGCGTGCTCGTCGACACGTTCACGATCCCGAGCCAGGTGCAGCGCGCGAACGAGAAGCTTCTGCGCGAGACCCAGGCTCTCGCCGACCGCGTCCTCGCCAGCGCGACCTGA
- a CDS encoding polysaccharide deacetylase family protein, with product MVDQAPEETRRLPRGWLPAPAIQATAALHLGGALALALARTDWRWVAGALLANHGLILAATLAPRSRVLGPNVVRLPEASAARREVALTFDDGPDPEVTPRVLDILDRHGALASFFCIGERVAAQPELVREIVARGHAVESHSQTHSLAFAAFGPGRLRREVAQAQAAITGAAGVAPAFFRAPYGPRSPMLDLVLARAGLTYVSWQRRGYDSVDPDPERVFRRLADPLRAGDVLLLHDGSTAARRRFEPTVLRALPRLLRHFQEHGLRPVTLRAAFGVAHAA from the coding sequence ATGGTCGACCAGGCACCCGAAGAGACTCGCCGGCTGCCGCGGGGCTGGCTGCCGGCGCCGGCGATCCAGGCGACGGCGGCGCTGCACCTCGGAGGTGCGCTGGCGCTGGCGTTGGCGCGCACCGATTGGCGCTGGGTCGCGGGCGCGCTGCTCGCGAACCACGGGCTGATCCTCGCGGCGACGCTCGCGCCGCGCAGCCGCGTGCTCGGGCCCAACGTGGTGCGGCTGCCGGAGGCGAGCGCGGCGCGGCGCGAGGTGGCGCTCACCTTCGACGACGGGCCCGATCCCGAGGTGACTCCGCGCGTGCTCGACATTCTGGACCGGCACGGCGCGCTGGCGAGCTTCTTCTGCATCGGCGAGCGCGTGGCGGCGCAGCCGGAGCTGGTGCGCGAGATCGTCGCGCGCGGCCACGCCGTCGAGAGTCACAGCCAGACCCACTCACTGGCGTTCGCGGCCTTCGGCCCGGGACGGCTGCGGCGCGAGGTCGCGCAGGCTCAGGCCGCGATCACCGGCGCCGCGGGCGTCGCGCCCGCGTTCTTCCGCGCGCCCTACGGACCGCGCAGCCCCATGCTCGATCTGGTGCTGGCGCGCGCGGGACTCACCTATGTCTCGTGGCAGCGGCGCGGCTACGACTCGGTGGACCCCGATCCCGAACGGGTGTTCCGCCGGCTGGCCGACCCGCTGCGCGCGGGCGACGTGCTCTTGCTCCACGACGGCTCGACCGCGGCGCGGCGGCGCTTCGAGCCCACGGTGCTGCGCGCGCTGCCGCGGCTCTTGCGCCACTTCCAGGAGCACGGCCTCCGGCCAGTCACCCTGCGCGCGGCGTTCGGCGTTGCCCACGCCGCCTGA
- a CDS encoding class I SAM-dependent methyltransferase — translation MPTPPDAWVDAVARRYAPAGRFARAYARAKLRRDPIFAALLRQGLLPESGRLLDAGCGQGMLLTALAVTREPEVSARWPADWPKPPAALELTGIERDPKDAERARAALRGAGRIVTADLREAILPRSDVVALVDVIHYLEPAAQETLLRRVCAALAPGGLLLLRICDADAGVRAVLTRAGDHLGVFTRRGRVGRLHLRSAAAWSALLRGAGLAVEAVPMAEGTPFANVLLLGRANPAGSRAP, via the coding sequence TTGCCCACGCCGCCTGACGCGTGGGTCGATGCGGTGGCGCGGCGCTACGCTCCGGCCGGCCGCTTCGCCCGGGCGTATGCGCGCGCCAAGCTGCGGCGTGACCCGATCTTCGCGGCGCTGCTGCGCCAGGGCCTCTTGCCCGAGTCCGGGCGGCTCCTGGACGCGGGCTGCGGCCAGGGCATGCTGCTCACCGCGCTGGCGGTGACTCGCGAGCCCGAGGTCAGCGCGCGCTGGCCGGCCGACTGGCCGAAGCCGCCCGCGGCGCTCGAGCTCACGGGCATCGAGCGCGACCCCAAGGACGCCGAGCGCGCGCGCGCGGCGCTGCGCGGAGCAGGCCGCATCGTGACCGCCGACCTGCGCGAGGCGATCCTGCCGCGCAGCGACGTGGTCGCGCTGGTCGACGTGATCCACTATCTCGAGCCGGCCGCGCAGGAGACACTGCTGCGCCGCGTGTGCGCTGCGCTCGCGCCCGGCGGTCTGCTCCTGCTGCGCATCTGCGATGCCGACGCCGGCGTGCGCGCGGTGCTGACGCGCGCGGGCGACCACCTCGGCGTGTTCACCCGGCGCGGGCGGGTGGGGCGGCTGCACCTGCGCAGCGCCGCCGCGTGGAGCGCGCTCTTGCGTGGCGCCGGTCTTGCGGTCGAGGCGGTGCCGATGGCCGAGGGCACGCCGTTCGCGAACGTGCTCCTGCTCGGCCGCGCGAATCCAGCGGGCAGCCGC